The following proteins are co-located in the Chryseobacterium daecheongense genome:
- a CDS encoding M12 family metallo-peptidase, which translates to MKKLLTILFCSLVGGSAVAQWTPAAAKLDNKKRGGDVKAVAVASYFKLDLNQLRSQLKNAQEAGRNAKPVVVSIPTLDGKIKNFNVYSFPVVVKELADQYELGSYVGTAVDDPLQSIRFSVAPNDFQSMLFNNGSYEFVEPVDKSTGLYYVHPKTAKTGDKAFVCSTAEAPSSVKQIDELLKKGKSASSQLGFTNKSYDKKYRTLRLAMSVTGEYTQYFGGVPQALAQINATITRVNFVFEKDFALHLNVLNYPALIYADPTSDPYATVTNANQPPSSWNTSLRDILATNVGQANYDIGHLFGASGGGGNAGCIGCVCLNPVGTTYDPVAGYGKGSGITSPLTGSVNPSAAAPPSGDTFDIDFVAHEMGHQLGATHTFAHSLESAGTNMEPGSGSTIMGYAGITGATTDVQPHSDPYFHIVSIDQINENLIDKTCDVETTITNNPPVIADMPDYNIPKGTAFVLTASATDAENDPMTYAWEEIDNASVEIDKDNLGTTSSGATFRSVNPTTSPTRYFPKLESVLNGYLDNSNNTWESVSQVARTTNFAVTVRDNNANPAQQQSDYNIQTVVVGNNGPFKVNTQYANVNTPTPIEWDVAGTTAAPYSVANVKIDYTTNNGTTWTVLSASTPNDGSESYTFPTSLNGQVIKLRISAIGNIFYAVKPITVEAFAPCDGTAPTGITTSNITINGATISWTPVANATYNIRYRKVGQAVWQQTTSTSPIVTLTGLTDGTAYEVQISAVCSGTPGAYSASTNFTTSAVTYCTSSSTSGQVNYISNVTLGTVNNTTVGSSYSNFTTNAALQPTLLPNSTNSISVSVTTTISGASVNGMAAWIDYNKNGVFEANERVLNMPVVALPVGATVKTGNFTVPASAMTNTPLRMRVVTVLINPAGIGATIPDSFACGGFPNGEVEDYNVIIASNLGTSDTAIKNDGIQIYPNPASDVLNITKVSDKAAYKIYSAAGQLVDSGNINGGKINVSALIKGGYVITIDDKGKDVFTSKFIKK; encoded by the coding sequence ATGAAGAAATTACTTACTATTTTGTTTTGTAGTTTAGTCGGTGGTTCTGCCGTTGCACAATGGACGCCAGCTGCTGCTAAACTAGATAACAAAAAAAGAGGTGGTGATGTAAAGGCTGTGGCTGTTGCATCTTATTTCAAATTGGATTTGAACCAATTAAGATCTCAATTGAAAAACGCGCAGGAAGCTGGGCGTAATGCTAAACCGGTTGTTGTTTCTATTCCGACACTGGATGGTAAGATTAAAAACTTTAATGTTTATAGTTTTCCTGTTGTGGTGAAAGAGCTTGCTGATCAATATGAATTAGGCTCATATGTAGGAACAGCAGTTGATGATCCTTTACAAAGTATCCGATTTTCTGTTGCTCCAAATGATTTCCAATCGATGTTATTCAATAATGGGAGTTATGAATTTGTAGAACCTGTAGACAAATCAACAGGATTATACTATGTGCATCCTAAAACAGCAAAAACAGGAGATAAAGCATTTGTATGTAGTACAGCAGAAGCTCCATCTTCCGTAAAGCAAATCGATGAATTGCTTAAAAAAGGCAAATCTGCATCAAGTCAGTTAGGCTTTACTAATAAAAGTTATGATAAGAAGTATAGAACACTAAGATTAGCAATGTCTGTTACAGGAGAGTATACCCAGTATTTTGGAGGAGTACCTCAGGCTCTTGCGCAAATTAATGCTACGATAACAAGAGTAAACTTTGTTTTTGAAAAAGATTTTGCTTTGCATTTAAATGTATTAAATTATCCGGCGCTTATTTATGCCGATCCTACGTCGGATCCATATGCTACTGTTACAAATGCCAATCAACCTCCATCTTCATGGAATACGTCTCTTAGAGATATACTGGCAACTAATGTTGGACAGGCTAATTATGATATAGGACATTTATTTGGTGCTTCCGGAGGAGGAGGAAATGCTGGTTGTATTGGTTGCGTTTGCCTTAACCCTGTAGGGACTACTTATGATCCTGTAGCGGGTTATGGGAAGGGGTCTGGTATTACTTCTCCTTTAACAGGGAGTGTAAATCCTAGTGCAGCAGCTCCGCCATCAGGGGATACGTTTGATATAGATTTTGTTGCTCACGAAATGGGACATCAATTAGGGGCAACTCATACCTTTGCTCATTCTTTAGAGAGTGCAGGAACAAATATGGAGCCAGGGTCAGGGTCTACCATTATGGGATATGCTGGTATCACCGGAGCTACTACTGATGTTCAGCCGCATTCTGATCCATATTTCCATATTGTAAGTATTGACCAGATTAATGAAAACCTGATTGATAAAACTTGTGATGTAGAAACTACAATTACCAATAATCCTCCTGTGATTGCAGATATGCCGGATTATAATATCCCTAAAGGAACTGCATTTGTATTAACGGCTTCTGCTACGGATGCAGAAAATGATCCTATGACGTATGCATGGGAAGAAATTGATAATGCCTCCGTTGAGATAGATAAAGATAACCTTGGGACAACAAGTAGTGGTGCCACTTTCAGATCTGTGAATCCAACGACAAGCCCAACCCGTTATTTTCCTAAATTAGAATCTGTATTAAATGGATATTTAGATAATAGCAATAATACCTGGGAATCAGTTTCACAAGTTGCCAGAACTACTAATTTTGCAGTAACTGTAAGAGATAATAATGCTAATCCTGCTCAACAACAATCAGATTATAATATTCAAACAGTTGTTGTTGGAAACAATGGTCCATTTAAGGTTAATACACAATATGCCAACGTCAATACTCCTACACCAATAGAGTGGGATGTTGCAGGTACTACAGCAGCTCCTTACAGTGTAGCAAACGTTAAAATTGATTATACAACAAATAACGGGACAACATGGACTGTGCTTTCTGCCTCAACACCTAATGACGGATCAGAATCTTATACGTTCCCGACTTCATTGAACGGGCAGGTGATTAAATTGAGAATTTCTGCTATCGGAAATATTTTCTATGCTGTGAAGCCTATTACTGTTGAAGCTTTTGCTCCTTGTGATGGTACGGCTCCTACCGGAATTACTACAAGTAATATTACAATTAACGGAGCAACGATCAGCTGGACTCCGGTAGCTAATGCAACATATAATATCCGTTATAGAAAAGTAGGGCAGGCTGTTTGGCAACAAACAACTTCTACTTCTCCAATAGTAACATTAACAGGATTAACAGATGGAACAGCTTACGAAGTGCAGATATCTGCAGTTTGTTCTGGAACTCCAGGTGCATATTCAGCTTCGACAAACTTTACCACTTCAGCTGTAACTTACTGTACTTCATCAAGTACAAGTGGACAAGTTAATTATATTTCCAATGTAACGTTGGGAACAGTAAATAATACTACTGTAGGAAGTTCATACTCAAACTTTACCACTAATGCTGCATTACAACCTACTTTGTTGCCTAATAGTACGAATTCAATAAGTGTTTCCGTTACTACAACAATCAGTGGTGCTTCAGTTAATGGTATGGCTGCATGGATTGATTATAATAAGAATGGGGTTTTTGAAGCTAATGAAAGAGTTTTAAATATGCCTGTGGTAGCATTACCGGTTGGAGCTACAGTTAAGACAGGAAACTTTACGGTGCCTGCAAGTGCTATGACTAATACTCCTTTAAGAATGAGAGTTGTTACTGTTCTGATAAATCCTGCAGGTATAGGCGCTACTATTCCAGATTCTTTTGCATGTGGAGGTTTCCCGAACGGAGAAGTTGAGGATTATAATGTGATCATTGCTTCTAATTTAGGAACTTCTGATACTGCTATTAAAAATGATGGTATCCAGATATATCCTAATCCGGCAAGTGATGTATTAAACATTACTAAAGTTTCTGATAAAGCTGCATATAAAATTTATAGTGCTGCGGGTCAGTTGGTAGACAGCGGGAATATCAATGGTGGAAAAATTAATGTTTCTGCTTTGATCAAAGGTGGCTATGTAATTACAATTGATGACAAAGGAAAAGATGTATTTACTTCCAAATTCATTAAAAAGTAA